GCCTCCAGCAGCGTAAACTCGCGGCGTCGGGCAATGCCGTGCTGGGCCATGGCATAGGGCTTGCCATCGATCAGCAGCGTATCGTCCTTGGCCTTGCCAACAATCGGAAACAGAATGGGCGAGCGCCCGCCCCAATAGGCCGCATCGCCATGCCAGAGCAGCGATTGGCCGTCTTTTGTGCGAAGGGACTGCATCTCCGCGCCAAGCGAGGAGATCTGCACGGTAAGCTGGTCATTGCCGATCTCGGTCAGTGTGGGCATGGGCATGTCTCTCTTGGGCTGGGTGTGGGCTGGAATAGTCATGCGTGGTGATGTCGGGAAAACTTATGCAATGCAGAAACGTATACGAAGAGATACGGAGAGAAGTTTACCCGCTTTTCATGGCACATAAACGGCAAAAGACGCGGATGGTGACATCCGCGTCTAGAGCATGTCGCGCAAAAGTGTGCAGCGGTTTTGCGGTAACGACATGCGTAAAAACAAAAACTTAAAGCGTGTTGCTTGAGGCTGCTAAGCCGCAACACGCTTTAATGTTACAACTGAATTACTCAGCCGCGACGGTCTTGCCGCCTTCCCATTTGTACATGGAGAAGCTCTGCGAGGTGAGGTCGCCGGTTTCGCCATAGGTCAGCTTGCCAATGGCGGTCGGGATCGGTTCGCCGGATTTGATTGCGGTGGCGACGGCCTCGGCATCCTCGGCACTGCCGACCTTTTCGATACCAGCGGCAATGACCTGCACGGCGGCGTAGGCGTTGAGCGTGAAGGCTTCCGCCGGAATGCCCTTGGCGGTCAGCGCATCGGCGGCAACCTTGGAATCCGGGTTTTTCAGCGCATCGGCAGCATTGGTGAACAGCGTGCCATTGGCAGCGTCACCGCCGACGGTGGTATATTCGCTGTTGGATAGGCCATCGCCCGCCACCACCACGGCTTTCAGCCCGGCATCCTGCATCTGGCGCACCAGCAGTCCTGCTTCTGGATGATAGCCGCCAAAATACAGCACTTCGACATTGGCCGACTTTAACCGGGTGACGAGCGCGCTGAAATCCTTTTCGCCTGCGGTCAGTGAATCGTTGAACACTTCCTTGACACCATCGGCGTTCAGCGCGGCCTTGAAGGCATCCGCCAGACCCTTGCCATACTGGCCCTTGTCATTGAGGATGGCGATTTTCTTGTCCTTGAAATGGGCCAGCACATATTTGGCCGCCACATCGGCCTGCTGGTCGTCACGCCCGCAGGTGCGCAGCACGGTCGGCAATCCGCGCTTGGTCAGGCTTGGGGCGGTCGCGGTCGGGGTCACCATCAGCGCGCCGTTTTCCGCCAGCACGTCGGAGGCCGGAACGGCGACGCCTGACGTCACCGGGCCGACGACGAAACGCACGCCTTCGCCAACCAACTGGTTGGCGGCGGACACGCCTTGCTTCGGCTCGCCCGCATCGTCAGCGGTCTTCAGCACCAGCTTTTCGCCCTTGATGCCACCCTTGGCATTGATATCGGCAATTGCGGTTTCCGTGCCATTCTTGATCTGCGCACCAATGGCCGCCAACGGCCCGGTCAGCGGCGCCATCAGACCGATGGTAATATCGGCATGGGCTGCGGGGGCAGCGGCGAGAAGGGCGGCAAAGGCAGCGCTCGCCAAAAGATGAAGTTTCATTGTCGTCTCCTTGGGTCAGCGTTCCGATCTATGCCGGTTTGCACGCCTTTCGGGTTGTTCTGTTTCGTTCCCCGCATTGACTGTGGATGTAACGGAAAACCCTGAAGACCGGAAGGCCGTCTATCTAAGGCCATCGATCAATATGTCTCGTTGAGCGGGGCCAGATACTGGAAAATTTCATCTATCGGCGACCGTTGGAAGAGGCGCAATCAAGCCAAACTAAAATTCTTCACTTGAAGATCGTGCGGCTGCTTCCGGCTTGGTAGCCAAACACGCTGCCTGTTGCGGCATCGACGAAATAAAGTGTCGGCTGAATGAGAAAATACATCCAGTCTTCGTCGGCAGGAGAATCTTCTGACACCCCACTGATCACCCAGGCATCGCGGTCTTCGATCACTTGTCGCTCAGCCGTCGTCAGGCTCTCCCGCAAGGGCGCGTGATGCCTTTGCGCCAGGAATTGGCGCACCGCCTCTCGTGCTTCTTCCTCAGCGAGCATCTTCGATCAAGCCATAGTATGGTCGGCGCTCGCGCAGGAGATCAACCGAACACCGTGCGTCCACGCTCGGTTTCAACGCCGTATACGATGCCGCCGATGGCATCGACGAGATAGGCGACAGGCACCGGCGGTGGCTGCATCCACTCTTCTTCCCCGGGCGGAACGGCGTCGTAGGCAGAGACCACGAATGTCGAGCGGTTCTCAATTTCGGAAAATGTCACCCGGACCGAGGTCTCGTCCCAAGGCGTGTATTTTCGTTGCGTCAAGAAACGCTCGGCAGCCTCGATCGCTTGCTGCTCAGTGATCATTGTGTGCTGCCCCGTAAAAGGCGTTGTATGTGGCACCCCCCACCGTGATTGGACCGAGCAAAACCCCTTTGGCTTCCTCGCCCATCTTGGCGACGGTGATGCCGTAATTGCCGTTCAGCGGGAACTGGATTGCCGAAAGTTCGCCTGGGCGCGCACCGCCAGTGCGGGCCAGTCCGTAGGCCTCGGCGGCGGCTTCCTCTATATAGCGCAGGATATAGGAGCGCTTGTAAGCGCCCATCTTCATATAAAGACCGGGACGACCGAGCAGGGAAAAGGCTTGTGTCAGCCGCTGATGGATACGCTCGTGATAGACCGTCTGGCGAACGGACCGGATAACCTCTGGAAAAGGTTTCGCTCCCGGAAAGAAGTCGCGGCCGATGGTCGCGACATTGTCCGGCCGGGTGCCGCCCTGTCCGGCGAATTTGCTGCGCGAGAACACCAGTTTTGCCTCGTAGATCCGCATTGGTCCGGCTTTAGGCATGGCTCGAGTGAACTGATTATAGCTTGGCATCGTGCCTTGGACGCTCTTGAACGTTCCTTTCGGCTTGCCCTTGAGCAGCAGCCCAAGCACGACATCGACACCGAGAATGGTGATGGCATCCGCCAGATCCTTCGCTGCCTTATCGAGATCAGCCGTGGTCTTGGCGGAATGTGTGCCAACGGCGAAATCCAAAAGCTTTTCACCGCCTTGCACCGCTGCCGTTCCGATCATCAGCCAGCCAGCGGCTAGAAGGATCACATCGGCAATTTCACCGACGCCGACAAAATGCGATCCCGCCCAGATCAGTACGACCCCCGCCATGATGGCAAGCGACGTGGGGGTGACAAGCGCCAGCAGCCGGTTGCCGATATCGGCAGGGAGGAGGGCGGCTGCCTTGCGCAGGACAATTTCAAGCTTTGCTTGCAGCGACAAGCCGGAGACGGATGCAGCAGATGCGGTGATATCCATGCACAATTCCCCCCATTTTCGAAAGCCTCGGCAGGATATGTCTCTATTCCCGGCGGAGCGCTACAAAATATCGATCATGACGCAATTAGATCATTTTAGGGAGAAGTTCGCAACGAGATTCCATCCAAAATTGCTTGAAAATAAGGGCGTGTGTCGCAAGTTGAAGTGACTGGATGCCTTCTGAAAGCGACATATAGCAAGCGTATGAACTGCTTCAACACTTTGTTCAGAGGCGCGAACTTTTATTAAAAAGGCGGCAGGAAACCCGCCGCCTTTATCGTGCCTAACGCGCAGCCGCCGTCAGATATTGCTCATCAGCACCTTGCGCAGCTTGTCGAACAATTGGTCGATTTCGGCCTTGGAAATGATCAGCGGGGGTGACAGCGCGATGATGTCGCCGGTGGTGCGGATCAGCAATCCGT
The nucleotide sequence above comes from Agrobacterium vitis. Encoded proteins:
- a CDS encoding branched-chain amino acid ABC transporter substrate-binding protein encodes the protein MKLHLLASAAFAALLAAAPAAHADITIGLMAPLTGPLAAIGAQIKNGTETAIADINAKGGIKGEKLVLKTADDAGEPKQGVSAANQLVGEGVRFVVGPVTSGVAVPASDVLAENGALMVTPTATAPSLTKRGLPTVLRTCGRDDQQADVAAKYVLAHFKDKKIAILNDKGQYGKGLADAFKAALNADGVKEVFNDSLTAGEKDFSALVTRLKSANVEVLYFGGYHPEAGLLVRQMQDAGLKAVVVAGDGLSNSEYTTVGGDAANGTLFTNAADALKNPDSKVAADALTAKGIPAEAFTLNAYAAVQVIAAGIEKVGSAEDAEAVATAIKSGEPIPTAIGKLTYGETGDLTSQSFSMYKWEGGKTVAAE